A single genomic interval of Spirosoma taeanense harbors:
- a CDS encoding DNA polymerase Y family protein translates to MNRNRLSTHTLPTVLFVDMNSFFASCEQQVNYWLRGRPVGVCVYTGRQGCVIAPSIEAKVRGVKTGMRLDEAIVICPDLVPIETHPGRYREFHVKVIKVLRKFSDEVVPKSIDEAVVNLTNYQYVYKDMQQVALDIKAAIRNDVGDYMRCSIGIAPNAFLAKLASDIRKPDGLTIITPETIDEVLGSLCLTDLPGIGQRMAVRLEAGGIHTPLELRYASPEHLRAVCKSIIGWHWHLRLNFGGEVDLDSKDTYKSMSAMRTISSEQRHSAERLDELLQSLCLTLERRMVRQGVFCQEMSFSCRYNSGKTYNYEVRLPEPKQDGPELYQIIRQRLDKFQETHHCEPVLNQHLRSMSVVVFRFILAELVPLSLFGNDRRKDKLRQTLYDVKTKFGMDKLMRATELRDNPVYRDVIGFGNIKDL, encoded by the coding sequence ATGAATCGTAATCGACTTTCTACTCATACTCTTCCAACGGTACTGTTTGTCGATATGAACAGCTTCTTTGCTTCCTGCGAACAGCAGGTTAATTACTGGCTGCGGGGCCGCCCAGTAGGTGTGTGTGTCTATACAGGTCGACAAGGCTGCGTGATTGCACCATCCATTGAAGCGAAAGTTCGGGGGGTGAAAACCGGTATGCGATTGGATGAAGCCATCGTAATTTGTCCGGACTTAGTGCCTATTGAAACTCATCCGGGCCGCTACCGGGAGTTCCATGTCAAAGTCATTAAGGTGCTCCGGAAATTTTCGGATGAGGTCGTGCCAAAGAGTATTGATGAGGCCGTTGTTAACCTGACTAACTACCAGTATGTCTATAAGGATATGCAGCAGGTGGCCCTGGACATTAAAGCCGCTATTCGAAACGACGTCGGTGATTACATGCGCTGTTCAATTGGCATAGCCCCCAATGCGTTTCTGGCGAAGCTGGCATCGGACATCCGAAAACCCGACGGTCTGACAATAATTACCCCTGAAACGATTGATGAGGTTCTGGGTTCACTTTGTCTGACCGACTTGCCCGGCATTGGCCAGCGTATGGCCGTCAGGCTTGAAGCCGGCGGTATTCATACTCCGCTCGAACTTCGTTACGCTTCTCCTGAGCACTTACGGGCGGTCTGTAAAAGCATCATTGGCTGGCACTGGCATCTTCGGTTAAACTTTGGTGGCGAGGTCGACTTAGATTCAAAGGATACTTATAAAAGCATGTCGGCTATGCGCACTATTTCTTCCGAGCAGCGGCACTCCGCTGAGCGTCTGGATGAACTTTTGCAATCACTATGTTTAACGCTCGAACGGCGGATGGTGCGCCAGGGTGTTTTTTGTCAGGAAATGTCGTTTTCGTGCCGTTATAATTCCGGCAAGACGTATAACTACGAGGTCCGGCTGCCAGAGCCCAAACAGGACGGACCGGAACTCTACCAGATTATCCGCCAGCGCCTGGATAAGTTTCAGGAAACTCATCACTGTGAGCCTGTGCTGAACCAACATCTACGCTCTATGTCGGTGGTGGTTTTCCGGTTTATTCTGGCTGAACTGGTTCCACTGAGCCTATTCGGCAACGACCGGCGTAAGGATAAGCTCCGGCAAACGCTATACGACGTAAAAACGAAATTCGGTATGGACAAATTGATGCGTGCTACCGAGTTGCGCGATAATCCTGTGTACCGGGACGTAATTGGTTTTGGTAATATAAAGGATCTATAG
- the rpsS gene encoding 30S ribosomal protein S19, protein MARSLKKGPYIDFRLDNKVQAQNESGKKSVIKTWSRRSMISPDFVGHTFAVHNGNKFIPVYVTENMVGHKLGEFSPTRNFRGHTAKKDKGKR, encoded by the coding sequence ATGGCACGTTCACTTAAAAAAGGCCCATATATTGACTTCCGTCTGGACAATAAAGTTCAGGCGCAGAACGAATCGGGTAAGAAATCGGTCATCAAAACCTGGTCGCGTCGTTCGATGATTTCGCCAGATTTCGTAGGCCACACGTTCGCTGTGCATAACGGCAATAAGTTCATACCCGTTTACGTCACCGAAAACATGGTAGGCCATAAGCTCGGCGAATTCTCACCGACGCGCAACTTCCGGGGGCACACCGCAAAGAAAGACAAGGGCAAACGATAA
- the rplB gene encoding 50S ribosomal protein L2 — MGVKKMRPVTPGTRFRVAPDFAELTASKPEKSLLEPLKRTGGRNNEGHRTMRYIGGGHKRHYRIIDFKRDKVGQPAEVLTVEYDPNRSARISLVQYADGEKRYIIAPQGITVGQTIQSGEGATPDVGNALPLALMPIGTIVHNIELTPGKGGAMARSAGTYAQLVGREDKYAILRLPSGETRRVLSAGMATVGSVSNPDHMNVVVGKAGRNRWLGIRPRTRAVVMNPVDHPMGGGEGRASGGHPRSRNGQFAKGQKTRKKNKASNSMIISRRKK, encoded by the coding sequence ATGGGAGTTAAAAAAATGAGACCAGTTACGCCAGGAACACGCTTTCGTGTGGCTCCTGATTTTGCGGAACTGACAGCATCCAAGCCGGAAAAGAGCCTGCTGGAGCCCCTGAAGAGAACCGGTGGCCGGAATAATGAAGGTCACCGCACTATGCGCTACATTGGTGGAGGTCACAAGCGGCACTACCGCATTATTGACTTCAAGCGCGATAAAGTCGGCCAGCCTGCCGAAGTTTTGACTGTAGAATACGATCCTAACCGTTCTGCCCGCATCTCGCTGGTGCAATATGCTGACGGTGAGAAACGCTACATCATTGCTCCACAAGGAATCACCGTAGGCCAGACGATCCAGTCAGGCGAAGGTGCAACACCTGACGTGGGTAACGCGTTGCCACTGGCACTGATGCCAATCGGTACCATCGTTCACAATATTGAGCTGACGCCCGGCAAAGGGGGGGCAATGGCCCGTTCGGCTGGTACGTACGCTCAGTTAGTCGGCCGTGAAGACAAGTATGCTATTCTGCGTCTGCCTTCTGGGGAGACCCGCCGGGTACTAAGCGCTGGTATGGCAACGGTTGGTTCGGTTTCGAACCCCGATCACATGAACGTTGTGGTTGGTAAAGCCGGTCGTAACCGCTGGTTAGGTATCCGCCCCCGCACACGGGCTGTTGTAATGAACCCCGTCGATCACCCGATGGGTGGTGGTGAAGGCCGGGCTTCCGGTGGTCACCCACGCTCGCGTAACGGCCAGTTCGCTAAAGGTCAGAAGACCCGTAAGAAGAACAAGGCATCGAACAGCATGATCATTAGCCGACGCAAAAAGTAA
- the rpsJ gene encoding 30S ribosomal protein S10 has translation MSQKIRIKLKSFDHMLVDKSAEKIVKAVKSTGAVVSGPIPLPTDKEIYTVLRSPHVNKKAREQFQLCTYKRLVDIYSSSAKTVDALMKLELPSGVDVEIKV, from the coding sequence ATGAGCCAAAAAATTCGCATTAAGCTGAAGTCATTCGACCACATGCTGGTTGATAAATCAGCTGAGAAAATCGTGAAAGCGGTTAAGTCGACAGGTGCTGTCGTTAGCGGTCCAATCCCTCTGCCGACCGACAAAGAAATCTATACGGTACTGCGGTCGCCCCACGTCAATAAAAAGGCGCGGGAGCAGTTCCAGCTCTGCACGTACAAGCGTCTGGTAGATATCTATAGCAGCAGCGCGAAAACGGTTGACGCTCTGATGAAGCTTGAATTGCCAAGCGGTGTTGACGTAGAGATTAAAGTTTAA
- a CDS encoding LexA family transcriptional regulator — MEKCSEKINDTMSIQDRLKQVFDALGITIYQIAKELGENPSKFYNILNGRAKPSYDTIMSLLACYPQISADYLIRGTLPVLNSPEANAIITSTEDDTLEIPFVPVRFYATFVESYADGNGMRDAEPFRVRKSIVKGHKQAVVLEISGNSMSPQLAHGAKVLAVPVNESDWEYQSGGVYAVMYRDYFVVKRIRDNELLTRKYLTLHSDNPNGGNVTVPLQDIRGLWKIVMIVEAPVE, encoded by the coding sequence ATGGAAAAATGTTCGGAAAAAATTAACGACACCATGAGCATACAGGATCGTCTGAAGCAGGTTTTTGATGCGTTAGGCATTACGATCTATCAGATCGCCAAAGAGTTAGGGGAGAACCCGTCGAAGTTTTACAATATTCTCAACGGTCGTGCAAAACCATCGTACGACACGATTATGAGTTTGCTGGCGTGTTACCCACAAATCAGTGCCGATTACCTGATTCGGGGAACGCTACCGGTGCTGAACTCGCCCGAAGCCAACGCTATAATAACAAGCACCGAAGATGACACGTTGGAAATACCATTTGTGCCGGTACGTTTCTACGCGACGTTTGTAGAAAGTTATGCTGATGGTAATGGCATGCGGGATGCGGAGCCATTCCGGGTACGTAAGTCGATAGTAAAGGGCCACAAACAGGCGGTTGTGCTGGAAATTTCGGGGAATAGCATGAGCCCGCAATTGGCACATGGGGCCAAAGTTCTGGCCGTACCGGTTAATGAGAGTGACTGGGAATACCAGTCGGGGGGAGTTTATGCGGTCATGTATCGCGATTATTTTGTAGTTAAACGCATTCGTGACAACGAATTGCTTACCCGTAAGTACCTAACGCTCCATTCGGATAACCCTAACGGCGGAAACGTAACAGTTCCTCTACAAGACATTCGGGGCCTCTGGAAAATTGTTATGATTGTAGAGGCTCCAGTCGAATAG
- the fusA gene encoding elongation factor G, which yields MARDLNFTRNIGIAAHIDAGKTTTTERILYYAGVSHKIGEVHDGAATMDWMEQEQERGITITSAATTVDWTYRDQKYHINIIDTPGHVDFTVEVNRSLRVLDGLVFLFSAVDGVEPQSETNWRLANNYNVARLGFVNKMDRSGADFLNVCRQVKEMLGSYAVPLQLPIGEEDNFKGVVDLVNFRGIVWNETDKGMTFTEVPIPDDMIDEATEWREKLLEAVAEFDDSLMEKYFDDPNSITEDEILAALRKATIAMKIVPMLCGSSFKNKGVQTMLDYVMALLPSPMDKENIKGTNPNTGEEISRKPSSSEPFSALAFKIATDPYVGRLCFVRSYSGVLESGSYILNNRSGNKERISRIFQMHANKQNQIERLEAGDIGAVVGFKDIKTGDTLSDEKNPIVLESMVFPDPVIGYAIEPKKSADQDNFSKAIGKLIEEDPTLKVESNEETGQTIIRGMGELHLEIIIDRMRREFKVEVNQGAPQVAYKEKLTKSTEHREVYKKQTGGRGKFADIVFELGPRDDDKTEGLQFDNAIVGGVIPREFIPAVQKGFEESLKNGPLAGFPLEGMKVRLFHGSYHDVDSDSLSFEMAARLGFREAARQAGPKLLEPIMAVEVLTPEEYTGPITGDLNRRRGVMKGMDTKAGSQVIKADVPLSELFGYVTDLRTMSSGRATANLTFSHYEFVPQNIADTVVAKEKGTVKA from the coding sequence ATGGCTCGCGATTTAAATTTCACGAGAAACATCGGTATCGCTGCCCACATTGATGCGGGTAAAACGACCACAACCGAACGCATTCTCTATTACGCCGGGGTAAGCCACAAGATTGGTGAAGTTCACGACGGTGCTGCTACCATGGACTGGATGGAGCAGGAGCAGGAGCGAGGGATTACGATCACCTCGGCCGCTACGACTGTTGACTGGACCTACCGGGATCAAAAGTATCACATCAACATCATCGACACGCCGGGCCACGTTGACTTCACTGTAGAGGTGAACCGTTCGCTGCGCGTACTTGATGGTCTGGTGTTCCTGTTCAGCGCCGTTGATGGTGTCGAACCTCAGTCAGAAACTAACTGGCGTCTGGCTAACAACTACAACGTAGCTCGCCTGGGCTTCGTAAATAAGATGGACCGTTCGGGCGCCGACTTCCTGAACGTATGCCGTCAGGTAAAAGAGATGCTCGGTTCGTATGCTGTGCCTCTTCAGTTGCCAATCGGTGAAGAAGATAACTTTAAAGGTGTAGTTGACTTGGTTAACTTCCGGGGTATCGTCTGGAATGAGACCGACAAAGGCATGACCTTTACAGAGGTGCCTATCCCGGACGATATGATCGACGAAGCTACCGAGTGGCGCGAGAAACTGCTCGAAGCTGTTGCTGAATTCGACGATAGCCTGATGGAGAAGTATTTCGATGATCCAAACTCGATCACCGAAGACGAAATTCTGGCGGCTTTGCGTAAAGCAACGATTGCGATGAAGATCGTTCCGATGCTTTGCGGATCGTCTTTCAAGAACAAAGGTGTTCAAACCATGCTCGATTACGTAATGGCCCTGCTGCCATCGCCGATGGACAAGGAGAACATCAAAGGTACTAATCCCAACACGGGTGAAGAAATCTCGCGTAAGCCGTCGTCAAGTGAGCCGTTCTCGGCCCTGGCATTTAAGATTGCTACCGACCCGTACGTAGGCCGTCTGTGCTTCGTTCGTTCGTACTCGGGCGTACTGGAGTCGGGTTCGTATATCCTGAACAATCGTTCGGGTAATAAGGAGCGGATTTCGCGGATTTTCCAGATGCACGCGAACAAGCAAAACCAGATCGAGCGTCTGGAGGCTGGCGACATCGGTGCCGTTGTTGGTTTCAAAGACATCAAAACCGGTGATACCCTGTCTGATGAAAAGAACCCGATTGTTCTGGAATCAATGGTATTCCCGGATCCGGTTATTGGTTACGCCATTGAGCCGAAGAAATCAGCCGACCAGGACAACTTCTCGAAAGCCATTGGTAAACTAATCGAAGAAGATCCAACCCTGAAGGTTGAATCGAACGAAGAAACTGGCCAGACCATTATTCGTGGTATGGGTGAGCTTCACCTTGAAATTATCATTGATCGGATGCGTCGTGAATTCAAAGTGGAAGTAAACCAGGGCGCCCCGCAAGTAGCATACAAAGAGAAGCTGACCAAGAGCACTGAGCACCGCGAGGTTTACAAGAAGCAGACGGGTGGCCGCGGTAAATTCGCCGACATCGTGTTTGAACTTGGACCCCGTGATGACGACAAGACCGAAGGTCTGCAGTTTGACAATGCTATTGTTGGTGGTGTGATTCCTCGCGAATTCATTCCAGCCGTACAAAAAGGCTTTGAAGAATCGCTGAAAAACGGTCCGCTGGCTGGCTTCCCGCTGGAAGGCATGAAAGTTCGTTTGTTCCACGGTTCGTACCACGACGTTGACTCCGATTCGCTCTCATTCGAAATGGCAGCACGTCTTGGCTTCCGTGAAGCGGCTCGTCAGGCTGGCCCGAAACTGCTCGAACCAATCATGGCTGTTGAAGTTCTTACACCTGAAGAATACACCGGTCCGATTACGGGTGACTTAAACCGGCGTCGGGGTGTAATGAAAGGTATGGATACCAAAGCTGGTTCACAGGTGATCAAGGCCGACGTGCCTCTATCGGAACTGTTCGGTTACGTAACGGATCTGCGTACAATGTCGTCGGGTCGCGCTACGGCCAACCTGACATTCTCGCACTACGAGTTCGTGCCGCAGAACATAGCCGATACGGTTGTTGCTAAAGAAAAAGGAACGGTGAAGGCCTAA
- the rplW gene encoding 50S ribosomal protein L23, with product MNVLKRPIVTEKMTGLNKQGKYAFEVELKANKLEIIKAVEKMYGVNVESVQTMRSLGKKRSKNINGRVVTGKTPTTKKAIVTVGEGEVIDIYADL from the coding sequence ATGAACGTACTGAAACGACCAATCGTCACTGAAAAGATGACGGGCCTGAACAAGCAGGGGAAGTATGCTTTTGAGGTCGAACTGAAAGCGAACAAACTCGAGATCATCAAAGCCGTCGAGAAAATGTATGGCGTTAATGTCGAGTCTGTACAAACGATGCGGTCGCTGGGCAAAAAGCGCAGCAAAAACATCAATGGACGTGTTGTAACGGGTAAGACCCCTACTACCAAGAAAGCAATCGTTACGGTTGGAGAAGGCGAAGTAATTGATATTTACGCTGATCTGTAA
- the rplD gene encoding 50S ribosomal protein L4, with protein MEVIVYNSKGEDTGKKVTLPEEVFGIEPNQHAIYLDVKQYLANQRQGTHKAKERAENAHSTRKLKKQKGTGGARAGSAKSPVFVGGGTIFGPRPRDYSFKLNKKVKALARQSAYAVKAKANNISVIDNITLEAPRTKDYIQFLNDLNVAGRKTLLILPDVNTNVILSSRNVQKAKVTTASQVNTYDLMNADQLLISEEALSTIQTLFDK; from the coding sequence ATGGAAGTAATCGTATATAACAGCAAAGGCGAGGATACTGGCAAGAAGGTAACGTTGCCGGAAGAGGTTTTCGGTATTGAGCCGAACCAACACGCGATTTATCTCGACGTGAAACAATACCTGGCTAATCAACGCCAGGGAACGCACAAAGCGAAAGAGCGGGCTGAAAATGCTCACTCGACCCGCAAACTGAAGAAGCAGAAAGGAACAGGCGGTGCCCGCGCCGGTAGTGCCAAGTCACCAGTGTTTGTTGGTGGTGGTACCATTTTTGGACCGCGTCCCCGCGACTATAGCTTCAAACTGAACAAAAAAGTAAAAGCTCTGGCTCGTCAGTCAGCTTATGCCGTAAAAGCAAAGGCTAACAACATTTCGGTTATCGACAATATCACGCTCGAGGCACCCCGCACGAAGGATTATATTCAGTTCCTGAACGATCTGAACGTAGCAGGTCGTAAAACGCTGCTGATCCTGCCGGACGTGAACACGAACGTCATCCTGTCGAGTCGGAACGTGCAAAAGGCAAAAGTAACGACGGCTTCGCAGGTCAATACCTATGACCTGATGAATGCTGACCAACTGCTGATTAGCGAAGAAGCTTTGTCAACCATCCAAACGCTGTTCGACAAGTAA
- the rplC gene encoding 50S ribosomal protein L3 — MSGLIGKKIGMTSVYNADGQALACTVIETGPCVVTHVRSVDKDGYAAVQLGFGEKKEKHTNKPELGHFKKAGTTPKRKLVEFKEFEKEFNLGETLTVADVFAEEDFVDVVGTAKGRGFQGVVKRHGFGGVGGQTHGQHNRGRHPGSIGACSFPSRVFKGLRMAGRMGGNRVKVQNLRVLRVMPEQNLLVVSGSIPGAKNSYVIIEK, encoded by the coding sequence ATGTCTGGTTTAATTGGCAAGAAAATCGGGATGACCAGCGTGTACAATGCGGACGGGCAGGCTCTGGCATGTACAGTAATTGAAACGGGTCCCTGTGTCGTAACTCACGTTCGTAGCGTCGATAAAGACGGCTACGCGGCTGTGCAGCTGGGTTTCGGCGAGAAAAAAGAAAAGCACACCAACAAGCCGGAGTTAGGCCACTTCAAGAAAGCTGGTACTACGCCTAAGCGTAAACTTGTCGAGTTCAAAGAATTCGAAAAAGAGTTTAACCTTGGCGAAACGCTCACGGTAGCCGATGTATTCGCCGAAGAAGATTTCGTCGATGTTGTCGGAACGGCCAAAGGGCGCGGTTTCCAGGGCGTTGTGAAGCGCCATGGATTTGGCGGGGTTGGCGGTCAAACGCACGGCCAGCACAACCGGGGGCGTCACCCAGGTTCGATTGGTGCCTGTTCGTTCCCTTCGCGGGTGTTCAAAGGCCTGCGCATGGCAGGACGTATGGGCGGTAACCGCGTAAAGGTTCAGAACCTGCGCGTATTGCGTGTCATGCCTGAGCAGAACCTGCTCGTTGTTAGTGGTTCGATTCCAGGAGCCAAAAATTCATACGTTATTATTGAGAAATAG
- the rplV gene encoding 50S ribosomal protein L22, with translation MEAVARLRDVPTSPRKMRLIADLIRGQRVSRALGLLKYQPQAGAAILQKVLLSAVANWQQKNEDERIEDADLYVKTIFVDGGPMLKRLRPAPQGRGHRIRKRSNHITIVVDSAVQSVLTKAEAETPENEQ, from the coding sequence ATGGAAGCAGTAGCAAGACTTAGAGATGTGCCCACGTCACCCCGTAAGATGCGGTTGATTGCCGACCTAATTCGCGGTCAGCGTGTTAGCCGGGCGTTGGGCCTATTGAAATACCAGCCACAGGCAGGTGCTGCAATTTTGCAGAAAGTGCTGTTGTCGGCGGTTGCCAACTGGCAGCAGAAAAACGAGGACGAGCGGATTGAAGACGCCGACCTTTACGTAAAAACAATCTTTGTGGATGGCGGTCCGATGCTGAAACGGCTTCGTCCGGCTCCTCAGGGTCGTGGTCACCGGATTCGGAAGCGGTCTAACCATATTACCATTGTAGTTGACAGCGCAGTTCAATCCGTATTGACGAAGGCAGAAGCAGAAACCCCAGAAAACGAACAATAA